The Cohnella abietis genome has a segment encoding these proteins:
- a CDS encoding TylF/MycF/NovP-related O-methyltransferase, giving the protein MRIRKPPMAAITRHHSQQDRLAHRLAEQTFRSSQTSLINKLEAFPRFATKRSVARFLTRYEIYKEILHVNGSIVECGVFNGAGFYSWAQFTNIFEPSNHSRKIIGFDTFAGFPSLAEQDEDSEKTFETGDMRGDDVEQLRASIAKYDAERHLSHISNTEFVQGDFTETAAPYLHDHPHLLIALLYLDFDLYEPTRKALELFLPRMPKGAIVCFDELNCSAFPGETAALLEMLPIRDTELRRFPFDPWISYFKV; this is encoded by the coding sequence ATGCGCATAAGAAAGCCGCCAATGGCCGCAATAACCCGTCATCATTCCCAGCAAGACCGATTGGCACACAGGCTTGCGGAACAGACTTTCCGTTCTTCGCAAACTTCTCTTATTAATAAGCTGGAGGCATTCCCTCGGTTCGCAACGAAACGAAGCGTGGCCCGATTTTTGACCCGATATGAGATTTATAAGGAGATCTTGCATGTCAACGGGAGCATAGTAGAATGTGGTGTGTTTAATGGGGCAGGATTTTACTCTTGGGCACAGTTTACGAATATTTTTGAGCCTTCTAATCACTCCCGCAAAATTATTGGCTTCGATACGTTCGCCGGCTTCCCCTCGCTTGCAGAGCAAGATGAAGATTCGGAGAAAACATTCGAGACGGGAGATATGCGGGGGGATGATGTAGAGCAATTGCGTGCTTCCATCGCAAAATATGATGCTGAAAGGCATCTGTCGCATATTTCTAATACCGAGTTCGTCCAAGGAGACTTTACAGAAACGGCTGCCCCCTATTTGCATGATCACCCTCACCTGCTTATTGCACTGCTATATTTGGATTTTGACCTATATGAGCCTACTCGCAAAGCGTTGGAGCTGTTCCTCCCGCGTATGCCTAAGGGCGCCATTGTTTGTTTTGACGAGTTAAATTGTTCCGCTTTTCCAGGAGAAACCGCCGCTTTATTGGAGATGCTGCCTATCCGGGACACCGAGCTGCGTAGATTTCCGTTTGACCCGTGGATTTCGTATTTCAAAGTGTGA